From a region of the Gemmatimonadaceae bacterium genome:
- a CDS encoding LacI family DNA-binding transcriptional regulator, whose protein sequence is MVTIRDVAREANVSVATVSRVFNGGGPVREETRQRIHDIATALRYVPHGGARSLITSKTSTIGVLLPDLYGEFFSEVIRGIDLAARRSGYHLILSSSHSDRGQFEGAMRAMRGRVDGVIIMSPDIDAQALMANLPDSQPVVLLNCALRGAAFDCVNIDNTRGARAIVRHLVSHGHKRIALIAGAPRNVDGHERHLGYRAALRDALIDRNSRWETPGNFTEDSGFEAMRTLLKLRARPTAVFAANDSMAIGALSALRDAGVHVPDEVAVAGFDDIPIARHVNPPLTSVHVPIAELGERATEKLIGALGNKSRYVRRNDVLGTTLVIRSSCGPAGHA, encoded by the coding sequence ATGGTCACGATCAGGGATGTTGCTCGTGAAGCCAACGTCTCAGTGGCAACGGTCTCGCGTGTCTTCAACGGAGGTGGACCCGTCCGCGAAGAAACGCGACAGCGGATCCACGACATTGCAACTGCCCTCCGCTACGTACCCCACGGCGGCGCCCGCAGCCTCATCACCAGCAAGACCAGCACGATCGGCGTCCTCCTCCCCGACCTCTACGGCGAGTTCTTCTCAGAGGTCATTCGCGGAATCGACCTCGCCGCGCGGCGAAGCGGCTACCACCTCATCCTTTCCAGCTCTCACAGCGACAGAGGCCAGTTCGAAGGAGCGATGCGCGCCATGCGCGGCCGCGTCGACGGTGTGATCATCATGTCGCCCGACATCGATGCCCAGGCGCTGATGGCGAATCTTCCCGACAGTCAGCCGGTCGTTCTACTGAACTGCGCTCTCCGCGGTGCCGCCTTCGACTGCGTGAACATCGACAATACGCGCGGCGCCCGCGCCATCGTGCGACACCTCGTGTCTCACGGCCATAAACGCATTGCGCTCATCGCGGGCGCACCACGCAATGTCGATGGCCATGAGCGCCATCTCGGCTATCGCGCTGCTCTTCGCGATGCGTTGATCGATAGAAACAGTCGCTGGGAAACGCCCGGCAACTTTACCGAAGACTCCGGCTTCGAGGCGATGCGCACGCTCCTCAAGCTCCGCGCACGTCCAACCGCAGTCTTCGCGGCGAACGATTCAATGGCGATAGGCGCGCTGAGCGCGCTCCGCGATGCTGGCGTGCACGTCCCGGATGAAGTTGCCGTCGCCGGCTTCGACGATATCCCGATCGCGCGTCACGTCAACCCACCCCTCACCTCAGTACACGTGCCGATCGCTGAGCTCGGCGAGCGCGCTACCGAAAAGCTCATCGGCGCACTGGGCAACAAGAGCCGATATGTCCGCCGCAACGACGTGCTTGGCACAACCCTCGTGATTCGCTCATCATGCGGGCCAGCTGGCCATGCATAG